A genome region from Trichosurus vulpecula isolate mTriVul1 chromosome 5, mTriVul1.pri, whole genome shotgun sequence includes the following:
- the C5H12orf71 gene encoding uncharacterized protein C12orf71 homolog: MRSDPLDAMTQSPSSWSDSTDTEISSSESNFSLSVGYYPSQEINCCEETGPECESIHFLPPCQGAWLTERMGKPKGRYSKVETSPEQFSKLRITLAWDIDLGPDQLCSVSNWKLNKENNWAGMKQERNTHQTMRELDGFVQKLEADTQKEDTFIPGSLLKDSQITTVSPLETTKTTTTSIQYETTSQASPTVPLAENRHLVQPVMPQECQLKATKQLQTWQYRKETPSYKRIISSGESSSLFTEKREYQTPPSPGRQSLSCLNIGRIVRWLREQVISSLSGKEQSQNKSPEGTKLLAQKRQCSCRERRVQPQDAQKSTCL; this comes from the exons ATGAGGTCTGACCCCTTGGACGCTATGACTCAGTCCCCATCCTCCTGGAGTGACAGCACTGACACCGAGATTAGCAGCTCTGAATCCAATTTCAGCCTCTCTGTGGGCTATTATCCCTCACAAGAAATAAACTGCTGTGAGGAAACAGGACCAGAGTGTGAATCCATCCATTTTCTCCCACCCTGCCAAGGAGCATGGCTGACCGAAAGAATGGGGAAACCTAAAGGAAGATATAGCAAAGTTGAGACCAGCCCAGAACAATTTTCCAAACTTAGAATTACTCTAGCATGGGATATTGATCTGGGCCCTGACCAATTATGCTCAGTATCTAACTGGAAACTGAACAAAGAAAATAACTGGGCAGGCATGAAGCAGGAAAGAAATACCCACCAGACTATGAGGGAGCTGGATGGTTTTGTTCAAAAGCTGGAAGCAGACACTCAGAAAGAAGATACCTTTATCCCTGGGTCACTTCTGAAAGATTCCCAGATCACCACAGTTTCCCCTCTAGAAACCACTAAAACCACCACTACGTCCATCCAATATGAGACTACATCTCAAGCCTCTCCAACTGTTCCACTGGCAGAAAATAGACATCTGGTCCAACCAGTCATGCCACAGGAGTGCCAGCTCAAAGCAACAAAGCAG TTGCAGACTTGGCAGTACAGGAAGGAAACACCAAGCTACAAGAGGATAATAAGCTCTGGAGAATCCTCCTCACTCTTCACAGAAAAGAGGGAGTACCAGACACCTCCTTCCCCAGGTAGACAGTCGCTGTCCTGTTTAAACATAGGCAGGATTGTTCGGTGGTTAAGAGAGCAAGTGATTTCCTCACTCTCAGGAAAGGAGCAGTCCCAAAACAAGTCCCCTGAAGGCACAAAGCTGCTGGCCCAGAAAAGACAGTGCTCATGCAGAGAAAGGAGAGTCCAACCCCAGGATGCTCAAAAATCTACCTGCCTATAG